Proteins encoded together in one Solanum lycopersicum chromosome 7, SLM_r2.1 window:
- the LOC138337332 gene encoding uncharacterized protein, with amino-acid sequence MVELLDIDVYVDIDIDVNIDIDIDIDVDFDVYVDIKANVHIDANVYIYVDADVYSHIYIHMGVDDHISIDVDATIKIGVHIYVDVLIHTEDDVNDEVHIRIDVNIDVHVDVHINVHVEIDIGIHIHIDVDVDAYVEIHIYVYAYSNAHIYFDVDINIHIDVDVDLNDHTVIDIYVDADVDVDFNNYVNVFFHVHIDVKFHIEVDVDFYVDADVYVDAHFYIDVEGDIRIDVDVIFRAFINIYVDVDTNIHVHAYIDVYVDADVFVCIQIYVDDHVVVHVDIHGDV; translated from the exons ATGGTGGAATTACTTGACATTGACGTTTACGTTGACATTGATATTGATGTAAACATTGATATTGACATTGATATTGACGTTGACTTTGACGTTTATGTTGACATTAAAGCAAATGTTCATATTGATGCAAATGTTTATATTTACGTTGATGCTGACGTTTACAGCCACATTTACATTCATATGGGTGTTGATGATCACATTAGCATTGACGTTGATGCTACTATTAAAATTGGCgttcacatttatgttgatgttcTAATTCAC ACTGAGGATGACGTTAATGATGAAGTTCACATTCGCATAGACGTTAatattgatgttcatgttgacgtTCATATTAACGTTCATGTGGAGATAGACATtggcattcatattcatattgaCGTTGACGTTGACGCTTATGTTGAAATTCATATTTACGTTTATGCTTACAGTAATGCTCACATTTACTTTGACGTTGACATTAACattcacattgatgttgacgttgacCTTAACGATCACACAGTCATTGATATTTACGTTGAtgctgatgttgatgttgactttaacaattatgttaatgttttttttcacgttcacattgacgttaAATTTCACATTGAAGTTGACGTTGATTTTTATGTTGACGCGGATGTTTATGTTGACGCTCACTTTTACATTGATGTTGAAGGTGACATTCGCATTGACGTAGACGTTATCTTTCGTGCATTCATTaacatttatgttgatgttgacacTAATATTCAC gtTCACGCTTACATTGACGTTTATGTTGATGCTGATGTTTTTGTTTGCATTCAAATTTACGTTGACGATCACGTTGTCGTTCACGTTGACATTCACGGTGATGTTTAA